The following are from one region of the Gossypium hirsutum isolate 1008001.06 chromosome D03, Gossypium_hirsutum_v2.1, whole genome shotgun sequence genome:
- the LOC107949841 gene encoding hypersensitive-induced reaction 1 protein produces MGNLFCCVQVGQSTVAIKERFGRFEDVLEPGCHCLPWFLGSQLAGHLSLRLQQLDVRCETKTKDNVFVNVVASIQYRALADKASDAFYKLTDTRKQIQAYVFDVIRASVPKLNLDDVFEQKTEIAKAVEEELEKAMSAYGYEIAQTLIVDIEPDVHVKRAMNEINAAARMRVAANEKAEAEKILQIKRAEGEAESKYLSGLGIARQRQAIVDGLRDSVLGFSVNVPGTTAKDVMDMVLVTQYFDTMKEIGAASKSSAVFIPHGPGAVRDVATQIREGLLQAAHQ; encoded by the exons ATGGGTAATCTTTTCTGTTGCGTACAAGTTGGCCAGTCTACAGTAGCCATCAAGGAGAGATTTGGCAGGTTTGAGGATGTTCTTGAGCCAGGATGCCATTGCCTACCATGGTTTCTTGGAAGTCAGCTTGCCGGCCACCTGTCACTAAGATTGCAGCAGTTGGATGTTCGTTGTGAGACAAAGACTAAG GATAATGTATTTGTCAATGTTGTTGCATCTATTCAATACCGGGCACTGGCAGATAAGGCAAGTGATGCCTTCTACAAACTCACCGATACAAGGAAGCAGATTCAAGCCTATGTTTTTGATG ttattAGGGCAAGCGTTCCAAAgctaaatttggatgatgtttttgaACAAAAAACTGAAATTGCTAAAGCTGTTGAGGAAGAACTTGAGAAG GCTATGTCTGCGTATGGGTATGAGATTGCTCAAACACTTATTGTGGACATAGAACCTGATGTGCATGTGAAGCGCGCAATGAATGAAATCAATGCTG CTGCAAGGATGAGGGTGGCAGCTAACGAGAAGGCAGAGGCAGAGAAAATTCTGCAAATCAAACGAGCTGAAGGTGAGGCCGAATCTAAGTACTTGTCAGGGCTGGGTATTGCTCGCCAGCGACAAGCTATTGTTGATGGGCTACGAGATAGTGTGCTTGGATTCTCTGTTAACGTCCCTGGGACTACTGCAAAGGATGTCATGGACATGGTCCTGGTCACCCAGTACTTTGACACCATGAAAGAAATCGGTGCTGCTTCTAAATCTTCGGCTGTGTTCATCCCTCATGGTCCTGGAGCTGTTCGTGATGTCGCCACTCAGATTCGCGAGGGACTCCTCCAGGCTGCACATCAGTAA